GCTGTGTTGGGGGATCGGCGCCACTGTGGcagccatattttggaggatctTGAAAAAGACTACGCAAATGATCACCAACGGCAATGCAAAAGCCAGCACAAACTGGTAGAGAGTGAACCAGTATGTGTCTGTAGCTGGATTTGGGAGAAGTAGAGCGCATCCAACAGAGCCATCTCGCAATGGCATAAGTCCGGCATACATCCATACTGGCGTGATGGAGAGCAAAGAGAGAATCCATACCAGCCCGATAACTGCCACAGCTATGCATGGGGTTCGTATATGTTTGAAGCGGATGGGATGAACTGTCGCCAAGTATCTATCTAACGTCATGACAGTTAAGATATAAGTGCTCACAATCTGGCTGTTGGAGTCCAATGCTGTAATCACAGTGCACATGGTTGCACCAAAACACCAAGAACCATTTCCCACGAGCTGGTGTATGAGGAATGGCATGCCCAGAAGAAACAGAAGATCTGCGATGGATAGGCTGAAGATGAAGATATCAGGCACCGTCTGTTGCGCCCtgaactttgtctttttgacAATGGTGTAGATGACAGTGCAGTTGCCTATGATGCCGACGAAGCAGATGACTCCATAAATACTTGGCATGAGAACATTGTGATACTGTTCGTCAGTATCTGCAGGAAACAAAGAGAGACTTTAGTGTGGAATTACTAAACAGAACATTTTCATCAGGCAGTAACCTGTATCAGCAATCACAACTATTGAATTCATTTTTGTTAATTAGGCCTTTTGAGAATATTACTTgcatataaaaaaacacaaattatataaattagGAAAATTAAGCTatataaagttttttaaatgcttttatcacatgtaaatgtaaaaggtCAAAGTGTGCATTTTACCTTAAagaaatagctcacccaaaaatgacaatttctaAGAATATataagttctgtaggtccatacaatgcaagttaacagggtccaaaactttgaagctcaaaaagcatatgaaggctgcataaaaataatccatataactccagtggttaaatccatgtcttctgaagtaatatgataggtgtgggtgagaaaagatgaatatttaagtcctttttaatataaatctccactttcaaacagctctcctaaGTGCTCCTCTCTCTCCGccctcctaagagttcttcttattttgtttttggcgattcgcattcttcatgcatatcgtatactactgggcagggaggataatttatagtaaaaaaggacttaaatattgatctgtttctcacccacatctattatatcacttcagaagacatggatttaaccactggagtcgtatggattacttttatgctgcctttatgtgctttttgagcttcaaagttttggaccctgttgacttgcattatatggacctactgagatattcttctaaaaatcttcggttgtgttcagcagaagaaagaaagtcatacacatctgggatagcatgagagtgagagaattttcatttttgggtgaactatccctttaagggtctaTTTTCTACCTGACCTGGCCCTTAAAatctaaaactaaatgaaatacaaaagttGAAATgaagttgattcagtcatattaaatcatatttttgacttgaataaaattggttaatttagatgttaccacatgaagcacattttagttaccagtcaaaacatttttacagtgaacTGTGTTTACCTGCATTAATGTTTTGAGATGAATTGGACTCGTCACTGGAATTCTCAGTGGGAGTTGCATTGAAATCCATTCTGATTTCCAACtgccaataaaaaaatgtaaaaaatgcacgGATTATATATACAACAGCCTACATACACATTATCTGCTCAAATGAACATTTAATATGCAGCTGCAAAATTTGTCATAAACAGAAGTCCTATATaaatacaacatgatcacatgggaactcAACTTGCCATAAAGCTACTGAATAGCAAACACTGAAGACAAATCATGAGTatgtaaaatgtattagtgtatcTAAAAAATGTGTTGAAAATGTTATATTGTGATAAACTGTTATTTATGCATTAAAAACTACTAACTTTTCTATATGACCTAAAATATATCTACACAACCTACACGATagccacaacattgaaaccacatgcctaatattgtgtaggtccccctcgtgccaccgaaacagcaccaacccgcatctcagtgtagcatctgagatgatattcttctcaccacaattgtacagagcggttatctgagttactgtagactttgtcagttcgaaccagtctggccattctctgttgacctctctcatcaacaaggcgtttccatccgcagaactgcccctcactggatgttttttgtttttggcaccattcggagtaaattctagagactgttgtgtgtgaaaatcccaggagatcagcagttacagaaatattcaaaccagcccgtctggcaccaacaatcatccatgcaattatctaatcagccaatcatgtggcagcagtgcagtgtataaaatcatgcagatacgggtcaggagcttcagttaatgttcacatcaaccatcagaattgggaaaaaaatggatctcaatgatttggagcgtggcatgattgttggtgccagacgggctggtttgagtatttctgtaactgctgatctcctgggattttcacacacaacaatctctagaattcactcagaatggtgccaaaaacaaaaaacatccagtgagcggcagttctgtggatggaaacgccttgttgatgagagaggtcaacagagaatggccagactggattgaactgacaaagtctacagtaactcagataaccactctgtaccattgtggtgagaagaatagcgatgcaggttggtgctgttttggtggcacgagggggacctacacaatattaggcaggtggttttaatgttgtggctgttcaGTGTATATCAGAATCGATTCTGTTTATCAACAGTAATTTTGTGCATGATCCGTTAATCTGGTTAAACCTAAGCACAAAAACATGTTAAGGTTTTACTCTCAGTTTTTTTCTTGAATCTTGCATATTTTAAGTACATTAGTACCAAAAACAAGAATCCTGTATCCATGGAGAAGAAAAACAGAATTTTTTCTATTTTATGGTACTGTAATGATGACACACCTTTTACACCCAGGACACTAGATATGTTGTTACACCTGTCAGAATTTAATTGGTCCTGACCAGTTGGCCTTGGGTGACTTTTTTGGTTTCTAGTGCAGTTTCAAGTAGTTATTTCTACCTGATGTAactgtaaaaaaatgacttttattggtgtaatctaatgtagtTGTATTAAATAATTCTGTGATATTAAATATGTTTTACTTTAATAGACCAGTTTATTTAGAGGTCAGCCTACCACATGAAACACCTTTCTTTAGGTTTCCTGAAAATTCATTATACAGTGTTTATACCAATAGTGGTTTTTGCTACAATATCTGACAACATATACAGCAGGGGCACCAGAAAAAGTGgggacattttaataataaacataaaatgactCACTCCGAAGAGCAGAGCCTTTTAAGTAAGTATTCTGAAACATGATGGCaccattactgtatgaatgttccctttgctaacagtcttgtggaaggacCCTTCGAGAAATTAGATTCATTTCctcacttttgtttggaacaactCTTTTAGTGGCATCCCCTtcccgcagcagtgcccttcaagggtgtaAAAATGTCGGGATTATCAACAAAATCTCATGGTGAAATCGTCAagattcgtatgacttttctaaatttggctaattcgtatgatatcgtgcgactgcactcgtttgaattccaacgactttcactacagccaatgacgtcgctggacatcgtttccatctaatacatgacaattacttgcttctgtctcacacgacagcttcctatcatgtttacacactctttgtttagataagGAGTTtgagtaagggcataatattaataagtatgtccttaacgcctcgtgcgtggaacttgcgcttacttccgcattaaaCATCCGGGAAtctgcacgtgatgaagtcgtacgagtttatgcgaacaacattgtgCGAGACCATACTAAACAGCCaaattgtaaattatgtacgacttttcatgagatatGGGTTGTGATTATTGAAGTGCCGTTGCCTCGGacaagtaacaggtcagataaaaagtccactctatGTATAGTATTGTAGTGTaagtgcattaaaaaaatttCTGACATCGCACACTTGCAGTGTAGACTGCTTTATTATTTATAATGGGAATGGTCTCGTCACTCTCAGTGTAGATAGACATTCATAAACTGAAGAAGCTGtctgtgtcatgtgtattttgttgattcttgtatttcatgtcttattttgaaaattctagttcctgtttcatgtcatgtggttcccttgtcatgtgatttcatgttttccctccatgttcatgtgtcttgttttcattggttgattgtttaattatattgtttagagttctggttgttcattggtttgttctcccatgtccatgtatttaaagcTTCATGtattccattgtcctttgtcaagtattatgTACGTTTGGTAACGTTGTCATGTCTGTTTatgccaagtcaagtttatgttaatCAAGTTTATagttaagttcatgtttatgtttcatgtttgcagttagggttttggatttcacttttgtcaaataaattgcacttgggttcttcattccatcgtcatcgtctccattgtcattgccagcgccagcgcATCGTTACAGTCTGATTCAGCCAAAACCAGTTTACTTTTTCTATAAAGCTACACTAACTTTTGGCCTTCTagtggttgaagcataaaactgcatgtTATTTGCGGAGGAACACTTTATGTGAGTTGTgatttggcactgctcttctggcggatgaatctcatggtttgtgGACTCTGAGATGACCTGCAGAGTGGAGTCATGACGAGCTATTTTCACgatgatattatgttattcacttaaacatttataaccgaTATATTACTTTGAGGaggataaacaacactcttaattatatttcaatatgattattaaagtgtttAATCCACTACACAATTGTACAACACATATCAAtgtaagaggtgaaactcgtgaaacTGCTGATATGAGTTAAactaaagacactttttttttatattacaatttatagcctcagtggacaatgcaaATTAACCATcatactacaatagtaggtctatgcactgcaaacaataagactataacataaaaaagcaaaatatattttattgaacatgaaaataatttgtataaatatgcaatataacaattaaaacattattgATAGTTTATTTGGAAGTAAAGTTACAACAGAGATGGTTACAcgctaaacaaacaaataaaatcggtacattataaacaacttgagtTTAGCATATATTCATGGGGAACCACCTAGTGGCTTTTAGATCTGTTTAAATGGGCTATCTggtaaaagggaaaaaaatggcACGATTTTTTGCTCCAAAACTACTTTATTgtcttacacttgcttgcaacGTTTAGCTCATTAGGTcttcatcagaaaaaaaaaaatttaaattaaacaatagTACTCTTTCAACGTGTGCATTTGTGACTgagatcaaataaataaataaataataaagcctAAGAAAACAGCTGCACACACATACTTTAGAGACACACACTTTGGGAATCTTGAAACTGCAGCGATGTTATAAAAttctcagaagtcatgaatattaataaatatgtaaatgaaaCTTCACCGGGTAAAAACGAAACTTATAAACACATTGAGCTCCGTACAccagtaatgttcgattcattaaagcataacaagcaatataagcttcaataaccctacccctaaacatatccaagcattatagcaggtaaaaaaCTTCACCAAACAGTTACAAATCCACCAGGAGAGTGATTTCACACCGCTGCTGAAAAGCTGTTGCACCCACTTCCTGCTTCGCCGACACTCATGCGACACAGTCGgaccttctttctgagcttacagaAATGACGTAAACACGCAAGGACGAATGACGTATGCCTGCGATTTCGTGCCAAAAGGaagcagagatgagagaaagtgaaaagagtgatgagacaagaaagGATCAGCACTGTGGTGCTACAAGGGCAAtactatggtactgaatgattattatattcgcatttcattgttatttacaaaggacaactggctctaacaaggacagaaagagatgtggaaggccagatgtacaactaaacaagaggataagaacatcagagtctttagtttgagaaatagacgcctcacatgtcctcagctgacagcttcattgaattctacccgctcaacaccagtttcatgtacaacagtaaagagaagactcaggggtgcagaccttatgggaagaattgcaaagaaaaagccacttttgaaacagaaaaacaaaaagaaaaggttagagtgggcaaagaaacacagacattggacaacagataattggaaaagagtgttatggatcttaatcccattgagcttttgtgggatcagctagactgtaaggtgcatctGGACAaaggagtatctggacaaattgacagctagaatgtcaaggatctgcaaagctgtcattgctgcacgtggaggatttttttgatgagaactctttgaagtagtttaagaagtagtttttttttttttttaaattgtaatagtactttttcacgttattaatgtcctgactatacattgttatcagttgaatgccactttggtgaataaaagtaccaatttctttccataagagcaaaatctgtacattattccaaacttttggctgccagtgtaattaCTACTCATTCAAAAAAAATATCAGTGCCTTTTTATCCTTCCACCCCTGCTGACGTCTGTGCACGCTACTGACCAAAACAACAAAACTTTAGGgccaaacaaagatatttatctCTGTTTCTCTGAACTTTACAACAGGTTCCTATTCAGCTAGAGGTGTAGAAATATAGCCTATAAGATTAGATAAAACACATAAGTATTACAGTAGTAGCTTTGCGTAACTGTGTAAGGAACAATTACAGCAAGTGTTAATAGATATGTATAAACTGGTACAAGTAATTGTATAGGTGTGTGAAATGAGATGAAGACATGAGTTTACATATTAAAGTCAACTGTCAAACACCAACTGTTAAAGTGTTACAAAGGCTATTCCCAGGATTATGATTGCAGTTGATGTTCGGGATCATGATTCCAAGAGACATTTGACAATGTTACCTTGTTGCCTGTTTTAATCGAAAACCgttttttaaatcatcatcatcatcatttttttaaaatgttttttagctTTTTCCTCTGCCTTTCCCTTCCATAACACCTTTGATTTTTCACCTAATTTTCAAACCATATGACACCTCAAAGCCAGAGTCATGCTCATATCATCACTCATACCCTTATgctactgtaaaaagtggtaacctgcaattgttaaagggatagttcaaccaaaaatgaaaattctctcatcatttactcaccctcatgccatcccagatgggtatgactttctttcatctgctgaacacaaacaaagatctgtaggtccatacaatgcaagtgaacagtggccagaactttgaagctccaaaaagcacataaaagtcatccgtaagactctagtggttaaatcctcATATTCAGAagagatttgataggtgtgggtgagaaacaggtcaatatttaagtgcttttttactataaatcaccattttcactttcacattcttcttttgttttttacgttccgcattctttgtgcatatcgccacctattgggcagggaggataatttatagtaaaaaagtacttaaatattgacctgtttctcacccacacctatcatattgtttctgaagacatagatttaaccacttgagtcgtatggattacttttatgctgcctttatatgctttttggactttcaaagttctggtcaccattcacttgcattgtatgaacctacagagctgaaatattcttatgaaaatcttcatttgtgttctgcagaagaaagaaagtcaaacacatctgggatggcatgagggtgagtaaatgatcagagaattttcatttctgattgaactatatctttaaataatatttttgaatggAATGAAACCAGATAATTTAGATGTTAGCACAGGAAGcatattttttcagtgtacagttATGGtttcagatggtaatactatggtactttgatatcATGATATTTAGTCTACATTGTACATGGTATTTATGGTATTTATCTCCAAGATACTTCAAGGAATACCAAACTATTCGGGtacatgtatataaaaaaatttttttaaaaaacatggtagtaccatgctactttttgttacttttttgtttgtgtagtgCCAAAACAATTGCGTATCATCCCGTACAGTATTTAGGTTATATAACTTATTCGAGTGAACCTACCTTTGTATGTGGTTTCAGGAAGACTATAGGTTGGAGTATATACTTTTAGCCTTTAATTTCTCCTCTAAAACGCATGCCACAGTTGACCATGCCGTCCTGCTCCAAAATTGGCGAAATGTTGTGAAGTGCGCGCGAGTCTTCAGGCTTCATGGTCCGATAAGAAAGAGTCTCCGATGATATTGACACTCAATCATTTCCAATTCATAGGTAATCTGGTAAAAGCAACTCAGCGGTTCTCCATGTTTCCTTGCAGGTGTGAAGTCCAGCAGATACACAAGCCAGCTGGTTGTAACGCCTTATCTGGTGCTGTCTGGTGCTTATGATCCTGCTGCTGACGTGACGTGATACATCTGGGCACTCGCGGTCCACCACGGTCCCTATAATGGGCAGTTTCACATAGATGCTTGTTCTAAACCTTAATCATGTTCATTATGAGCTACTAAATTCATTTGGAATCTCATTTCCACCGCATCATGTTTTGATGTCTTGCTCCACAGGGACTGGAATAATAAGGGATTTTCTTAATGACCTATGATCTTGTAAATAAAATATAGACTTTTTGAATAACTTCAATTTAAGTGAAACAGAAATACAATAATTGCTCTCTACAAGCtgcataataaatgtaatatataaataaaacagctaAAAACCAACCTAagatggttggctggttttagctggtctaagatgatctcccagcctggccaagctgttgATCAGCTGTTTTAGCTGGGGtgcaagctggtctcccagccagaCCCAGCTAAAAAAAGTGCACCAAAGCCCTCTAAAACCAGAATGAAAaaaacagctaagaccagccaaccatcttaggctggttttagcttttttattttttttatttattttagtaagggtagagtaaaaaaataaaaaaataaataaaaaaatatttatgtcagCAGCTCTTCTTGAAGTTCCAAAATAAAGTCACTTGTTATTTTTATGTTCTCAATTATTGATCTTCTGAGGGGTTTAGTCTTTGTCAAGACTAGTCTAGGCAAAGGGATGATTATTGCAACTGCAGGTGGACCACATGCACTGGTCCTTACTGCGGGTGGTTTCACTTTAAAATCTTGTGGCATGTCTGGTGTCACTGCTGAAATTGGCTGCCCTGTAACATGAGCAGGTCATTTTGacctaattaaagggatagtttacccaaaaatgaaaattctctcatcatttactcaccctcatgccatcccagatgtgtatcactttctttcttctgcagaacacaaacgaagatttttagaagaatatttcacctctgtaggtccatacaatgcaaatgaaatgTGACCAGacgtttcaagctccaaaaatcatataaaggaaacataaaagtaatccataaaactccagtggtttaatccatgtcttctgaagtgatatgataggtgtgggtgagaatcagatcaatatttaagtccttttttactataaatctccactttcacttttaaattctgaaagtgaaagtggagatttatagtaaaaaggattgaaatattgatccgtttctctcagaagtgattgcatcacttctgaagatatattaaacaactggagtggtatggattacatttatgctgcctttatatgatttttggagcttcaaatgtccgatcaccattcacttgcattgaaagaaccAACAAAGCtcaaatattattctaaaaatctttgtgttcagcagaagaaagaaagtcgtacacatctgggatggcatgagggtgagtaatgatgagagaatattcatgtttgggtgcactatccctttaagacaggggtgtccaaacttttaaaGGTTCCCAAAAAAGTAAGAGGGGCTGAAGTAGTAAAGTATAAAAACACGATCTCCAGCATAATGTCCTTTGCAATCAATCTGACagtggctgaaaaaaaaaaaaaaaaaaactgttatagaAGCGTGCCTTGTGAGTGGGGATACTCTCTGACCTGTGGTGTCTCAGGTTGTTTCCTGAGTTCTTCCACCTGAACAGAGAGTGACTGAGGATGCTCTGCGCTTTTATCCTACAGCGCTGTGTGTGGGAGGTCAGAGCcgaattactctttatttttcaaggaatgagtctttatagctatacaatcataacttctgttctgttgttacttgtgttacaaatacgattttaatttgatcaaagtTATTgcgcttcattttattttgtagacgTGCATGTGTCCTCTGCAAGTAGCCCATAATACTGTTCATATTTGACCAGACGATGGCGCTATCCTACCCTATCTGAGTGTAATTAAACATTAACccataaacaaattattaaattagGCAGACGATGGGTTTAGTGATAGTTTGTAATAATAATAGGGTGCAACGGGGCTAAAGGTAGctacaccttaaggaaaatttccCCTTTTTTTCTGTGTATCAAGATTTTATAGAAaattgagacagcaagatgcttttttgagtaacaaaataagataatacttattcagaacaaccacttcagaaaagggttaaccattttctgttctttcaataatattttgcatttaaaacatctcaagtattctatttACAAATTATaagttatataattatatataattataattataggctatataattatattattatctcTATTGTGaatggatcagtcaatgtgagcccactttgaatatttttcataacaaatctgtttgccccacttgagcccctgcaacagggaggttttattttttattttttaccccaa
This portion of the Myxocyprinus asiaticus isolate MX2 ecotype Aquarium Trade chromosome 14, UBuf_Myxa_2, whole genome shotgun sequence genome encodes:
- the LOC127452077 gene encoding melanin-concentrating hormone receptor 1-like; amino-acid sequence: MDFNATPTENSSDESNSSQNINADTDEQYHNVLMPSIYGVICFVGIIGNCTVIYTIVKKTKFRAQQTVPDIFIFSLSIADLLFLLGMPFLIHQLVGNGSWCFGATMCTVITALDSNSQIVSTYILTVMTLDRYLATVHPIRFKHIRTPCIAVAVIGLVWILSLLSITPVWMYAGLMPLRDGSVGCALLLPNPATDTYWFTLYQFVLAFALPLVIICVVFFKILQNMAATVAPIPQHSLRVRTRKVTRMAVAICLAFFICWAPHYILQLAHLSVHRPSFAFLYAYNVAISMGYANSCINPLLYIVLSETFKRQFIVAIRPAHKDFRDDPGTADGSVSLRLAPDRGQQSQSSRELLPVTVAVH